One Gemmatimonadaceae bacterium DNA segment encodes these proteins:
- a CDS encoding RidA family protein produces MQFVQTETAPVPAGHYSQAVVHNGVVYVAGQLAIVPGQSEHAVGTIGEQTEQTLRNVQAILRAAGSDLDHVLQMTIYISDIALWGEVNAAYVRMMGSHKPARAVVPVKDLHYGYQIEIQAIAAVKPS; encoded by the coding sequence ATGCAGTTCGTCCAGACCGAGACCGCGCCCGTTCCTGCCGGCCACTACTCCCAGGCCGTTGTCCACAATGGCGTCGTATATGTCGCCGGTCAGCTGGCGATCGTTCCTGGGCAATCGGAGCATGCCGTCGGCACCATTGGCGAGCAGACGGAGCAAACGCTGCGCAACGTGCAGGCCATCCTTCGGGCGGCGGGTTCAGACCTCGACCACGTGCTGCAGATGACCATCTACATCAGCGATATCGCGCTGTGGGGCGAAGTGAACGCGGCTTACGTGCGCATGATGGGGAGTCACAAGCCCGCGCGGGCGGTGGTGCCGGTGAAGGATCTGCACTACGGCTACCAGATCGAGATC